The Collinsella aerofaciens genomic interval CGCGCTTATCTGCCGCGAGGGCCTTTCGGGCGCCCGCGTGGTTCGCGCCTTCGTGCGCGAGGACCATGAGCGCGAGCGCTTTGCCCAAGCCGCCGATGACCAGGCCAATACTGCCATCGCGGTGGGCAAGCTCTCGTCGATTCTCAACCCCGTCACGTTTCTTGTGATGAACCTGGGCGTGTGCGCCATCCTGTGGGTCGGCGGCATCCAGGTCAACGTGGGCGAGCTCACGCAGGGTCAGGTCATGGCGTTCGTCAACTACATGACGCAGACCCTCACCTCCATCGTGTATGTCGCCAACCTGGTCGTGGTCTTTACCAAGTCGAGCGCCAGCGCGTCGCGTATCAACGAGGTGCTCAATTGCGTGCCGAGCATTACCGATGAGGGCAACCAGCCGGTCGCACTGCCCGAGCCGGGCGAACTGGCGGGTGGCGCTGTTCCGGTCCCTGCGTTGAGCTTTGACCATGCGAGCTTTTCGTTTGGCGTGGGCGCGGCAAATGCCGTGAGCGATGTGACGCTGGAGCTGCCGCTGGGCAAAACGCTCGGCATTATCGGCGGCACGGGCAGCGGCAAGTCTACGCTCGTCTCGCTTATCCCGCGCCTGTACGATGCGGGCACCGGCAGCGTGAGCGTGATGGGTGCCGACGTGCGCACTTGGCCGCTCGACCAGCTGCGCCATGTGGTCGCGACCGTCCCGCAGCGCACGTCGCTGGTGAGCGGCACCATTCGCAGCAACCTGACCTGGCGTGACGAGTCGGCGACCGACGATGAGCTCTGGGCGGCGCTCGATATGGCGCAGGCGAGCGAGTTCGTGCGCAACAAGCCGCAGGGGCTCGACGCCCCGGTCGAGGCGGGCGGCAAGAACTTCAGTGGCGGTCAGCGCCAGCGCTTGACCATCGCGCGCGCCCTGGTGGGCTCGCCACAGGTCCTGATCATGGACGACTCCGCCTCGGCGCTCGACTTTAAGACCGACGCGGCGCTTCGCCGTGCCATTCGCGAGCGCAGCATGCGCGGTGCCGCCGAGGGCGGGCTGCCGCTCACGACGGTTATTGTGAGCCAGCGCGTCTCGACCGTGCGCGACGCCGATATGATCTGCGTACTCGACCACGGCTCGGTTGCGGGCCTGGGCACGCATGACGAGCTGTATGCAAGCTGCCAGCTCTATCGCGAGATTTGCCAGTCGCAGCTTCGCCGCGAGGAACTCGAGGGCCAGCAGGGGAGTGCGGCGCCCGCGTCCGCCCCAACCGTCCCCGCATCCGCCTGCGCAAAGGAGGGCTGCTAGATGAATCCGTATACTTCTTCCGGTTCGGTCGCCACGATGACGGCCAACGTGTCCGGTAACGATAACCTCAACGACCTGGGCGACGGTCCGCGCCAGCCCGGCGATCCCGAGCGCTATCCCGTGGGTGCGGTGACCCGCCGCCTGCTGGGCTATGTTCGCCCGCACCGCATTTCGTTTGTAGCGTCGTTTGTGAGTGCCGCCATCTCCGTGATTCTGCAGCTCTACACGCCCATCCTCATTGGCGAGGGCATCGACCTTATCGTCGCCGCCGGACAGGTGGACTTCGATGCGCTGCTGCCGCTTGTCACCAAGCTCGCGATTGTCGTCGTAGGTGCTGCGGCCTTTCAGTGGCTGCAGGGCTATTGCGTCAACCGCCTGTCCTACGAAACGGTGCGCGACATGCGCGTGGAGGCGAGCGACAAGCTCAGCCGCATGCCGCTCAGCTTTATCGACGGCCATGCCCACGGCGACCTCATGAGTCGCGTGGTCAACGACGTCGATCAGGTGGGCGACGGTCTGCTGCAGGGCTTTACACAGCTCTTCACCGGTGTTATTACCATCGTGGGTACGCTCGCGTTTATGCTTTCCATCAACCTGACCATGACGCTCGTGGTGGTACTCGTCACGCCGCTTTCCATTTTTGGAGCCGGTGCTATCGCCAAGCTTTCCAACAAAAGCTTTACGGCACAGCAGCGTATTCAAGGGCAGCTCGGTGGTCATATCGAGGAGTACGTAGGCGAGCAGAAACTTGTCGACGCCTTTGCCTATGGTCCCAACGCTCAGCAGCGCTTCGATGCCCTCAACGCCGAGCTCTATGCGGCAGGTGAGCGCGCGCAGTTTATGGGTTCGCTCTCCAACCCCGGCACGCGCTTTATCAATAACATCATCTATGCCGTGGTGGCCGTGATTGGCTGCGTGGGCGTGATCACGGGCGTGCCCGCGGCACTCACGGTGGGCGGCGTGCAGATCTTCCTGTCCTACGCCAACCAGTACACCAAGCCGTTCAACGAGGTCACCAACGTCATTACGCAGATCCAGACCGCGTACGCCTCGGCGCGCCGCATGTTTGCGCTGCTCGATGCGCGCGAGCAGGAGCTCGACGCGGAGGATGCCGTGGAACTTGCCGTCCCGCAGGGCGAGGTGACCTTTGAGCATGTGGACTTTAGCTACGTGCCCGACCGCAAGCTGCTGCAGGACATCTGCATCGAGGCCAAGCCCGGCATGCGCTTTGCCCTGGTCGGCCCCACGGGCTGCGGCAAGACAACGCTCATCAACTTGCTGCTGCGGTTTTACGATATCGATGCCGGACGCATCATGGTCGATGGCCGGTCTTCGCGTGACTACACGCGCGCAAGCCTTCGCCGTGCCTTTGGCATGGTGCTGCAGGACACTTGGCTGTTCGAGGGCACGGTGGCCCAGAACATTGCCTACGGCTGTCCCGACGCCACACGCGAGCAGGTTATCGAGGCTGCCAAGCGCGCGCATGCGCACAAGTTTATCGTGCAGCTGCCAGGCGGCTACGATACGGTCATCGGCGAGGACGGCGGCACGTTTAGCCAGGGTCAAAAACAGCTGCTGTGCATCGCGCGCGTCATGCTCACCGACCCGGCGATTTTGCTGCTGGACGAGGCGACCTCGAGTATCGATACGCGTACCGAGCTGCAGGTGCAGGCGGCGTTCGACGAGCTTATGGCCGGCCGCACAAGCTTTGTGGTGGCGCACCGCCTGTCGACGATCCGCAACGCCGACTGCATTCTGGTGATGCGCGACGGCCAGATTATCGAGCGCGGCACGCACGACGAGCTGCTAGCGGCAGGCGGCTTCTACGCCGAACTCTATCGCAGCCAGTTTGCCCAGTGAGCAAGCCCGTGGGGCAAATTAATCAATCGACAGACGGTGGTTTACATCTGTCACGTTAGTACTAAGATATTCATCTAATAAATTGCATTAGTGGCTTTAGTTTTGGGGGATACGAGGCAACGTGACTATGACGTGCTCTTTGGTGGTTAACAGCAAGAGCGGTAATACCAGGATGGTTTCGGGCGCGATCAAGCGCGCTCTGCAGGCTGCGGGTGTTGAGTTTGTCCATGCCGCGGCGTTGAGCGACGATGCGGATGCAGATCAGGTTGCGCTCGAGGCGCAGGGCGCCTGCGCGGCCGACACGGTGCTCGTCGGTTTTTGGTGCGACAAGGGCGCGTGCACGCCTTCGGTCGCGGCGTTGCTCTCCGCCTTGCACGGCAAGCGCGTCTTCCTGTTTGGCACCTGCGGTTTTGGGGCCGACCAGAGCTATTACCAGCAGATTATTGATCGCGTGACTTCCAATTTGGCTGGGGATGCCGAGCTTGCGGGCTGGGCGATGTGCCAGGGCAAGATGGGTCCCGCGGTCAAGCAGCGCTACGAGGCCATGCTCGAGCAAGATCCCGACAACGCCCGATTTAAGATGCTGCTCGACAACTGGGTCGCCGCAAAGGATCACCCCACCAAGGAAGATCTGGACAACATGGCCGCAGCCGCCAAAAAGGCCGTGCTGGGAGAGTAGCTTCGCCGTTCGCGGTCCTTCGTGCAAAGCAATACAAATGTGAAAGCCTCGATATTCTCGAGGCTTTTTTCTTGCCACTTGTGGGCGCAACCGTGGCAAGCGTTTGGGGTGACATTTTCCATCACCCCGATGACGAGGTCGTTCTGGACAACACGCTCGCATGCGTTCGCTGGATGTATTCAGAGTGGGACGGGGTTTCCGGATGGATGGGATTACCAGAAGGTATGGGCTGAGGGCTACGCGGGGTAGCCGTAGAGGCATGAATAAGGGGGTTGAAAATAAACGATACTAAATGCAGTATAAATTTAATGTGGGGGGGGGTACGATATCTGAGCTGTACAAAATATTAGACCCTCTATTGAGAAGTTGTGTAGGGGTTAGCCGCAGGCGTTGGATAAAGCAGACAAGTGCGGGGACAAATAACCACTTACGGCAAAAATAGTAGCATTTGGCGGAAAGACGTTGATAAAAACGCGGAAGTAGCTACGGTGATTGTTAGAAATAGATTTCAGATGGGGGTGCGGACGATTTCTTGGACCGCGCCTAGGCGTATCCAAGCTTCCTGCGGTATTCCATCGGGCTCAGCCACCCGAGGGACTTCTTGATGCGCCCATCCCGATAGTACACGAGGTAGGCCTCGAGCCTCCCCATGAACTCCTCGGCCGTCACGCCCTCCCAGTCCCTGTAGCGGAAGAACTCGTTCTTGAGGCGCCCGAAGAAGCCCTCGCAGGCCGAGTTGTCCGGGCTGCAGCCCTTCGCGGACATGCTCCTGACCAGGCCGTTCTCCTCGCAGATCCCGATCCACTCCGGCCAGCGGTAGTGACCGCCCCGGTCCGAGTGGATCGTCGTGCGCGCCCCCGCCGGCCTCGCCGCGCAGGCCTTGAGCAGGCTCGAGTTCGCGAGGCGCTTGTCGGGGTGCAGCCCGATCGACCAGGCGACGGGCATCCCGTCGAAGCAGTCGACGACCGGGCTCAGGTAGACCTTCTCGCCGCCCGGGAGCCTGAACTCGGTGATGTCGGTGAGCCACAGCCGGTTGGGCTCGTCGGCGTGGAAATTCCTGTTCACGAGGTTCTCCGGCGCCTTGGAGACCTCGCCGACGTAGGAGCTGTAGCCCCGGGCGCGCCTCTTGTTGTAGACGACCTCGAGGCCCTCCTCGCGCATCACGCGGGTGTTAGCGTCAATATAATTTTCACCATTTCCACCAACGCATTTTCGCCAATCGCGCCAACGCGGATACGCCGGATTCGCCAACGCGGATGTGCCGCTTTCGGCGCCTAGGCGCCCTCCTCCTTCCCGTCCTCACCGCCGATGGACACGTCCTTCAGGCGGTACGACCGGCCCGTTATCTTGATCATCGCGCAGTGGTGGCACAGCCTGTCGGCGACCGCCGAGGCCGTGACGTTGCTGCCGAACACGTCGCCCCACCTGCCGACCGGCACGTTGGTCGTGACGATCGTCGACCGCTTGAGCGCGTAGCGCCTGTTCACCAGCTGGAACAGAAGGTCGGCGCCCTCCTTCCCGATATCGAGGTAGCCCAGCTCGTCTATTATCAGCAGGCTGCAGTGCTCGTAGAACCGCATCCTGCGCGCCAGCGCCTCCTTCGCCGAGGCGTGCTTGAGGTCCTCGACCAGCCTCGAGCAGTCGGCGAAGTACACCTGCTTGCGGGCCATCACCGCCTCGTGGCCTATGGCTATCGACAGGTGGGTCTTGCCGACGCCCGGGCTGCCGACGAGCACGACGTTGTCGCCGCGGTCGACGAACTCGAGCGTGGCCAGCTGCTCGACCAGCCCGCGGGGCACGCTCGGCTGGAAACCCCAGTCGAAGTCGGCCAGCGTCTTTATGTAGGGGAAGTTGGCCATCCTCGTGCGGCGCTCGTCGTCGGCGCGCCGCTTGAGGGCTATCTGGGCGTCGGTGAGCTCGAGCATGGCGTCGACCAGGCTCTTCCTCCCGTCGGCGACGAGCCTGACGTACTCGGGCACCGACGACGCCATGCCCTCGAGCCCCAGCTCCTCGAGATTGGCCGCCAGGCGGTTGAGCGGGCTGGCCTGCACCGCGGCGCTCACAGCGAGCCCCCTATCGAGTCGAGCAGCCCGAGGTTGGCGGCGGCGGCCGCCTCGATGTCGCCGGCGGCGTCGCCGAACCAGCGCTTCCCGGCCATGGCCTCGGCGTAGTGCGCCGGGTCGTAGGCCGGCCCGCCCGCCACGTGCGTCGCCACCAGCTCGCCGCCGACGTAGCAGTCCATCGCGCCGCCGGGCATGCAGACGATGCGGGCGGGCCTGCCGATGCAGCGCCTGGGCACCGACATGGGCTCGCCGTGCGCGCTGACCAGCATCGTGGCCGGCACCCTGGCCACGCGCACCACGTCGCCCATCGCCTCCTCGAGGGCGCGGAGGTTGCCGACGGGCAGCAGCGCGTCCTTCTCCTCCATGAACAGCGCGGAGGGCGGCAGCCCCGTGGTCTCGTTGGGCTCGGAGTTGCTGGCGTCCTCGATCCGCGCGATGATCTCGTCGATGTCGTCCCAGCCGTCGAAGTCGCCCTGGTAGGCCGCGAGCCGCGACAGGAAGCGGTTCGACGACTCGACCTTGCCCTTGGTCTGGGGGCTGCGCGGGCGGCACAGCTTCAGCTCGAAGCCGGCGGCCTTGGCGAACTCGTATGCGCGCTGGACCTTGAGGCGCCTGCCGCCCTTGACCGTCACCAGGGCGGACATGTTGTCCGTGACCCACTCGCGGGGCACGCCGCCGAGCCTCGCGATCGTGGCGTACATGCACCTGACCAGGTCGTCGGTCGTCCTGGTCCCCGACCGGATGAATATGTGCCTGCGGGAATGGCCCAGCGTCGCCGCGAACACGT includes:
- a CDS encoding ABC transporter ATP-binding protein, which encodes MIELLRRFGGKFRRYMVIGPACKLIEVIFDLLTPLVIAQMIDKGIGAHDVNAVVRYGAVLAAMAVIGISFTLVCQKMAALTSQGMGTDIRGALYQHINKLSYAELDRFGTPSLITRITNDVNQVQLAVALGVRMLIRWPFLAVGSMCAALAIDLKLGIIFLICTPAIGLVFWFVMARCIPYYKQLQAKLDRIALICREGLSGARVVRAFVREDHERERFAQAADDQANTAIAVGKLSSILNPVTFLVMNLGVCAILWVGGIQVNVGELTQGQVMAFVNYMTQTLTSIVYVANLVVVFTKSSASASRINEVLNCVPSITDEGNQPVALPEPGELAGGAVPVPALSFDHASFSFGVGAANAVSDVTLELPLGKTLGIIGGTGSGKSTLVSLIPRLYDAGTGSVSVMGADVRTWPLDQLRHVVATVPQRTSLVSGTIRSNLTWRDESATDDELWAALDMAQASEFVRNKPQGLDAPVEAGGKNFSGGQRQRLTIARALVGSPQVLIMDDSASALDFKTDAALRRAIRERSMRGAAEGGLPLTTVIVSQRVSTVRDADMICVLDHGSVAGLGTHDELYASCQLYREICQSQLRREELEGQQGSAAPASAPTVPASACAKEGC
- a CDS encoding flavodoxin family protein, producing the protein MTCSLVVNSKSGNTRMVSGAIKRALQAAGVEFVHAAALSDDADADQVALEAQGACAADTVLVGFWCDKGACTPSVAALLSALHGKRVFLFGTCGFGADQSYYQQIIDRVTSNLAGDAELAGWAMCQGKMGPAVKQRYEAMLEQDPDNARFKMLLDNWVAAKDHPTKEDLDNMAAAAKKAVLGE
- the istB gene encoding IS21-like element helper ATPase IstB, whose product is MSAAVQASPLNRLAANLEELGLEGMASSVPEYVRLVADGRKSLVDAMLELTDAQIALKRRADDERRTRMANFPYIKTLADFDWGFQPSVPRGLVEQLATLEFVDRGDNVVLVGSPGVGKTHLSIAIGHEAVMARKQVYFADCSRLVEDLKHASAKEALARRMRFYEHCSLLIIDELGYLDIGKEGADLLFQLVNRRYALKRSTIVTTNVPVGRWGDVFGSNVTASAVADRLCHHCAMIKITGRSYRLKDVSIGGEDGKEEGA
- a CDS encoding ABC transporter ATP-binding protein, whose amino-acid sequence is MNPYTSSGSVATMTANVSGNDNLNDLGDGPRQPGDPERYPVGAVTRRLLGYVRPHRISFVASFVSAAISVILQLYTPILIGEGIDLIVAAGQVDFDALLPLVTKLAIVVVGAAAFQWLQGYCVNRLSYETVRDMRVEASDKLSRMPLSFIDGHAHGDLMSRVVNDVDQVGDGLLQGFTQLFTGVITIVGTLAFMLSINLTMTLVVVLVTPLSIFGAGAIAKLSNKSFTAQQRIQGQLGGHIEEYVGEQKLVDAFAYGPNAQQRFDALNAELYAAGERAQFMGSLSNPGTRFINNIIYAVVAVIGCVGVITGVPAALTVGGVQIFLSYANQYTKPFNEVTNVITQIQTAYASARRMFALLDAREQELDAEDAVELAVPQGEVTFEHVDFSYVPDRKLLQDICIEAKPGMRFALVGPTGCGKTTLINLLLRFYDIDAGRIMVDGRSSRDYTRASLRRAFGMVLQDTWLFEGTVAQNIAYGCPDATREQVIEAAKRAHAHKFIVQLPGGYDTVIGEDGGTFSQGQKQLLCIARVMLTDPAILLLDEATSSIDTRTELQVQAAFDELMAGRTSFVVAHRLSTIRNADCILVMRDGQIIERGTHDELLAAGGFYAELYRSQFAQ
- the istA gene encoding IS21 family transposase, coding for MAEKNLIGELDMYREAGIKPNFSDIAKRYGKDRHTVAAYWRAEGGRPRDGRADRAGSFDAHIEEVAAKAQLPGVTKKGIHEWLLHRYPGENLAGYNAFTQFMRKNGIAVGASVGPEPHPRFETPPGLQLQFDWKESVRMANRDGELFEFNVFAATLGHSRRHIFIRSGTRTTDDLVRCMYATIARLGGVPREWVTDNMSALVTVKGGRRLKVQRAYEFAKAAGFELKLCRPRSPQTKGKVESSNRFLSRLAAYQGDFDGWDDIDEIIARIEDASNSEPNETTGLPPSALFMEEKDALLPVGNLRALEEAMGDVVRVARVPATMLVSAHGEPMSVPRRCIGRPARIVCMPGGAMDCYVGGELVATHVAGGPAYDPAHYAEAMAGKRWFGDAAGDIEAAAAANLGLLDSIGGSL